The Chelonia mydas isolate rCheMyd1 chromosome 3, rCheMyd1.pri.v2, whole genome shotgun sequence genome includes a region encoding these proteins:
- the IMP3 gene encoding U3 small nucleolar ribonucleoprotein protein IMP3: MVRKLKFHEQKLLKRLDLVSWEAASGNLAELRVLRRYRLQRREDYTRYNQLSRAVRELARRIRDLGEADAAFRARCTAALLEKLYGLGLVSSKHSLEQCERVSASAFCRRRLPCLLLRLRMAQKLRDAITFIEQGHVRVGPEVVTDPACLVSRAMEDFVTWTDSSRIRQHVLNYNQERDDFDLAC; the protein is encoded by the coding sequence ATGGTGCGGAAGCTGAAGTTCCACGAGCAGAAGCTGCTGAAGCGGCTGGACCTGGTGAGCTGGGAGGCGGCCTCGGGGAACCTGGCCGAGCTGCGGGTGCTGCGGCGCTACCGCCTGCAGCGCCGCGAGGACTACACCCGCTACAACCAGCTCAGCCGGGCCGTGCGGGAGCTGGCGCGCCGCATCCGCGACCTGGGCGAGGCCGACGCCGCCTTCCGGGCCCGCTGCACCGCCGCGCTGCTGGAGAAGCTCTACGGGCTGGGGCTGGTGAGCTCCAAGCACTCGCTGGAGCAGTGCGAGCGGGTCTCGGCCAGCGCCTTCTGCCGCCGCCGcctgccctgcctgctgctccGGCTCCGCATGGCCCAGAAGCTGCGCGACGCCATCACCTTCATCGAGCAGGGACACGTGCGCGTGGGGCCCGAGGTGGTGACCGACCCCGCCTGCCTGGTGAGCCGGGCCATGGAGGATTTCGTCACCTGGACCGATTCCTCCCGCATCCGCCAGCACGTGCTGAACTACAACCAGGAGAGGGATGACTTCGACCTGGCCTGCTAG